The nucleotide window CGAAAGCCGCTTGGTCGCGCCGACACCCATGATCGCCGCCGTGATGACGTGCGTGGTCGAGATCGGCGCCTTGACCGCGAACGCCGTCACGTACAACACCGACGACGCCACCGATTCCGCGACGAAGCCGTGCGGCGGGTCGAGCGGGAACACGCGCCTGCCGAGCGTCCGCATGATCCGGAGACCACCCGAATAGGTGCCCAGCGACAGGGCCACGGCACACACGAGCGTCACCCACAGCGGCACCGCGAACGTGCTCTGCTGGCCCGCCGCGACCAGGGCCAGCACGATGATGCCCATGCCTTTCTGGGCGTCCTGGAGGCCGTGGCCGAGGGCGAGGGCCGAGGCGGAGACGATCTGGAACCGGCGGAACACCCGGCCGCTGCGGTGCGGGTTCGCCCGCCGCAGCAGCCACAGCGCGGCGACCATCGCGAAGTAGCCCAGCACCAGCCCGATCAGCGGCGAGGCCACCATCGGGATCAGCACCTTCTCGGCGATGCCCGACCAGTGCACGGTGCTCGCGGCGGCCAGCGCCGCGCCGACCATCCCGCCGATCAGCGAGTGCGAGGACGACGACGGCAGCCCGAAGTACCAGGTGATGAGGTTCCAGGTGATCGCCCCGAGCAGGGCCGCGAAGACCACGGTGAGCGCGTCCGGGCCGACCGGGACGTCGATGATCCCCTTGGCCACCGTCGCGGCGATGCCGGTGGACAGCAGCGCGCCCACCAGGTTCATCACCGCGGCCAGCACGAGCGCGGCGCGCAGGGTCAGCGCCCGGGTCGACACCGCGCTGGCGATGGCGTTGGCCGCGTCGTGGAAACCGTTGGTGTAGTCGAAGACCAGCGTCAGCACGATCACGGTGACCAGGGCGGCGGTCCCCGTCACTCAGGACTCCTTGACCGCGATGGTCTGCACCACGTCGGCCAGGTGCTCGAAGGCGTCGGCGGCCAGCTCGAACTGCTCGACGACCTCCTTGGTCTTCAGCACCTCGAGGGCGTCGCCGCCCGGCTCGAACAGGTGGGCCAGTATCCGCCGGTAGACGCGGTCGGCCTCGTTCTCCAGTTCGTTGATCTCGATCCAGAACGGCTCGAGGTCGCCCACCTTGGCCAGGCCGGGCATCGACGACGCCGTCAGCTCGGCGGCCCGGCAGAGCACCCGGACCAGGACGTCGATCCCCGGCGGGAACGTGCCG belongs to Amycolatopsis tolypomycina and includes:
- a CDS encoding DUF47 domain-containing protein, with protein sequence MRFTPRGTRFFDLLADAAKNLVVATALLRELVAAEPAEREPIAKRLHEVEHQGDELTHTIMVELNSSFVTPFDREDIQALAAKIDDVLDFMDTAADLAVLYRIGTFPPGIDVLVRVLCRAAELTASSMPGLAKVGDLEPFWIEINELENEADRVYRRILAHLFEPGGDALEVLKTKEVVEQFELAADAFEHLADVVQTIAVKES
- a CDS encoding inorganic phosphate transporter, whose amino-acid sequence is MTGTAALVTVIVLTLVFDYTNGFHDAANAIASAVSTRALTLRAALVLAAVMNLVGALLSTGIAATVAKGIIDVPVGPDALTVVFAALLGAITWNLITWYFGLPSSSSHSLIGGMVGAALAAASTVHWSGIAEKVLIPMVASPLIGLVLGYFAMVAALWLLRRANPHRSGRVFRRFQIVSASALALGHGLQDAQKGMGIIVLALVAAGQQSTFAVPLWVTLVCAVALSLGTYSGGLRIMRTLGRRVFPLDPPHGFVAESVASSVLYVTAFAVKAPISTTHVITAAIMGVGATKRLSAVRWGIARDIVMGWVLTFPAAAAVAAAVYLVTDMLT